A region of Streptomyces sp. NBC_01750 DNA encodes the following proteins:
- a CDS encoding asparaginase codes for MTHTTPFRRTPAEPPAVRPPAHVPLAHVVRGGVIEGVHHGSVVVLAADGSVEFSAGDIEVAFYPRSALKPVQAVGLLRAGLPPLDAEAMALTAASHSGEDRHLAAALRILHTARLTEDDLRNVPDLPYGPAVREEWISRGLGPTRLAQNCSGKHAAMLMTARARGWSLENYLDPGHPLQWAIAATVEELTGQGIAGVTVDGCGAPLFSVSLHGLTRAVARLATAAPGTQEGRVAHAMREHPEMVSGSGRDVARLMRAVPGLLAKDGFEGVQVAALPDGRAVGVKIADGADRARMPVTAAALALCGVDPQILAGFAEVPVIGGGVAVGCLRAVGALARLSGSAASSVA; via the coding sequence ATGACCCACACCACCCCGTTCCGCCGCACCCCCGCGGAGCCGCCCGCCGTTCGCCCACCCGCGCACGTCCCGCTCGCCCATGTAGTGCGCGGAGGCGTCATCGAGGGCGTCCACCACGGCTCCGTCGTCGTGCTGGCGGCGGACGGAAGCGTGGAGTTCAGCGCGGGCGACATCGAGGTCGCCTTCTACCCGCGCTCGGCGCTCAAGCCGGTCCAGGCGGTCGGTCTGCTGCGCGCGGGACTGCCGCCGCTGGACGCCGAGGCGATGGCTCTCACCGCTGCCAGCCACTCCGGTGAGGACCGGCATCTGGCCGCGGCCCTGCGCATCCTGCACACCGCCCGGCTGACCGAGGACGACCTGCGCAATGTCCCCGATCTGCCGTACGGCCCGGCGGTGCGCGAGGAGTGGATCAGCCGTGGCCTCGGACCCACCCGGCTCGCCCAGAACTGCTCGGGCAAGCATGCCGCCATGCTGATGACGGCGCGGGCCCGCGGCTGGTCCCTGGAGAACTACCTCGATCCCGGACATCCGCTGCAGTGGGCGATCGCCGCGACCGTGGAGGAGCTCACCGGGCAGGGCATCGCCGGGGTGACGGTCGACGGATGCGGCGCGCCGCTGTTCTCCGTATCGCTGCACGGCCTCACCAGGGCCGTCGCCCGGCTGGCGACGGCCGCGCCCGGCACCCAGGAGGGCCGGGTCGCGCACGCCATGCGCGAGCACCCGGAGATGGTCTCCGGCAGCGGGCGGGACGTCGCGCGCCTGATGCGCGCGGTGCCGGGCCTGCTCGCCAAGGACGGGTTCGAGGGCGTGCAGGTCGCGGCGCTCCCGGACGGGCGGGCTGTCGGCGTGAAGATAGCCGACGGCGCCGACCGCGCCCGGATGCCCGTGACGGCGGCGGCCCTCGCGCTGTGCGGAGTCGACCCGCAGATCCTGGCCGGATTCGCCGAAGTGCCCGTCATCGGAGGCGGCGTGGCGGTCGGGTGCCTGCGGGCGGTGGGTGCGCTGGCCCGCCTCTCCGGATCGGCGGCCTCCTCCGTCGCCTAG
- the aspA gene encoding aspartate ammonia-lyase, whose product MTAGHRREHDLLGDRDIPAGAYWGVHTLRATENFPITGTAIAAYPHLINALAAVKEAAARANEDLGLLTSEKADAIAAACREIRDDGRLHDQFVVDVIQGGAGTSTNMNANEVITNRALEILGHIKGDYGRLHPNEDVNLSQSTNDVYPTAVNVATIIAVHELIEAMAVLREAFAAKAEEFRTILKMGRTQLQDAVPMTLGQEFSAYAVMLEEDQSRLAEAVLLIHEINLGATAIGTGLNAPTGYAEAARRHLAAITGLPLVTAANLVEATQDCGAFVHLSGVLKRIAVKLSKICNDLRLLSSGPRAGFGEINLPPVQAGSSIMPGKVNPVIPEVVNQVAFEVIGNDVTITMAAEAGQLQLNAFEPIILHSLSESITHLRAACLTLAARCVSGITANTETLRATVENSIGLVTALNPHIGYTAATGIAKEALATGRGVAELVLERGLLPADRLAALLRPEELAGTGAAATGNGSAAPQS is encoded by the coding sequence ATGACTGCCGGACATCGCCGCGAACACGACCTGCTCGGCGACCGCGACATCCCCGCAGGCGCGTACTGGGGCGTCCACACCCTGCGCGCCACGGAGAACTTCCCCATCACCGGTACGGCGATAGCCGCGTACCCGCACCTGATCAACGCGCTCGCCGCCGTCAAGGAAGCCGCGGCCCGCGCCAACGAGGACCTCGGGCTGCTCACCTCGGAGAAGGCCGACGCCATCGCCGCCGCCTGCCGGGAGATCCGGGACGACGGACGGCTGCACGACCAGTTCGTCGTCGACGTGATCCAGGGCGGTGCCGGTACGTCGACCAATATGAACGCCAACGAGGTGATCACCAACCGGGCGTTGGAGATCCTGGGGCATATCAAGGGCGACTACGGCCGGCTGCATCCGAACGAGGACGTCAACCTCAGCCAGTCGACGAACGACGTCTACCCGACCGCCGTCAACGTTGCCACGATCATCGCCGTGCATGAACTGATCGAGGCGATGGCGGTCCTGCGCGAGGCCTTCGCCGCAAAGGCCGAGGAGTTCCGCACCATCCTCAAGATGGGTCGTACCCAGCTCCAGGACGCCGTACCGATGACCCTGGGCCAGGAGTTCTCCGCGTACGCGGTGATGCTGGAGGAGGACCAGAGCCGTCTGGCCGAGGCTGTCCTTCTCATCCATGAGATCAACCTCGGCGCGACCGCCATCGGCACCGGCCTCAACGCCCCCACGGGCTACGCCGAAGCCGCCCGCCGCCACCTCGCGGCCATCACCGGCCTGCCGTTGGTCACCGCGGCCAACCTGGTCGAGGCCACCCAGGACTGCGGCGCCTTCGTTCATCTGTCCGGCGTGCTCAAGCGCATCGCCGTCAAGCTCTCCAAGATCTGCAACGATCTGCGACTGCTCTCCTCCGGCCCGCGCGCCGGGTTCGGGGAGATCAACCTGCCGCCGGTCCAGGCGGGTTCCAGCATCATGCCCGGCAAGGTCAACCCGGTGATCCCCGAGGTCGTCAATCAGGTCGCGTTCGAAGTGATCGGCAACGACGTCACCATCACCATGGCCGCCGAGGCGGGGCAGCTGCAGCTCAACGCCTTCGAACCGATCATCCTGCATTCGCTGTCGGAGAGCATCACCCACCTGCGGGCAGCCTGCCTCACCCTCGCCGCACGCTGTGTATCCGGCATCACCGCCAACACCGAGACGCTGCGGGCGACCGTGGAGAACTCCATCGGGCTCGTCACCGCCCTCAACCCGCACATCGGCTACACCGCGGCCACCGGTATCGCCAAGGAGGCCCTCGCCACCGGGCGCGGCGTCGCCGAACTGGTGCTGGAGCGGGGGCTGCTCCCGGCCGACCGGCTCGCT
- a CDS encoding FadR/GntR family transcriptional regulator has translation MNLSDSQTAGDVPRRISALEAVLAHLRGAIERGDYAVGEKLPSEAELCRRLEVSRPVLREALRALQTMGLTVSRTGKGTFVLSNGPVEDPTFGDYSASDLLEVRRHVEIPVAGYAALRRTPEDLDHISHLLERMERETDTTAWVAMDTLFHLAIAQAAQNPVFRRVIEEIRDALARQSAFLNELGGRREQSNREHRAIVEALLDSSERDAVEAMTHHLARVESTLTTIVRPPHRSGAQEPPEYKSTRRDGDEKIRRDSDENTGS, from the coding sequence GTGAACCTGTCAGACAGCCAGACAGCTGGCGATGTGCCCCGGCGGATCAGCGCGCTCGAAGCGGTGCTGGCGCACTTGCGCGGCGCCATCGAGCGGGGCGACTACGCCGTGGGGGAGAAGCTGCCCTCGGAGGCGGAACTCTGCCGGCGTCTGGAAGTGAGCAGGCCCGTACTGCGTGAGGCTCTGCGTGCTCTGCAGACGATGGGCCTCACCGTCTCGCGTACCGGCAAGGGCACCTTTGTCCTCTCCAACGGTCCGGTGGAGGACCCGACCTTCGGCGACTACTCGGCCAGCGACCTCCTCGAGGTCCGCCGGCACGTGGAAATCCCGGTGGCCGGGTACGCGGCTCTGCGGCGCACCCCCGAGGACCTCGACCACATCTCTCATCTGCTGGAGCGGATGGAACGGGAGACGGACACCACCGCGTGGGTGGCGATGGACACGCTCTTCCACCTCGCGATCGCCCAGGCGGCCCAGAACCCGGTTTTCCGCAGAGTCATCGAGGAGATCCGCGACGCGCTGGCCCGCCAGTCGGCGTTCCTCAACGAGCTCGGCGGCCGGCGCGAGCAGTCGAACAGAGAGCACCGGGCGATCGTGGAGGCGCTTCTCGACAGTTCCGAGCGCGACGCCGTGGAAGCCATGACGCACCATCTGGCACGCGTCGAGTCGACGCTGACCACCATCGTGCGGCCGCCCCACCGGAGCGGCGCGCAAGAGCCTCCTGAGTACAAGAGCACCAGGCGCGACGGAGACGAGAAGATCCGGCGCGACAGCGACGAGAACACCGGAAGCTGA
- a CDS encoding DUF5107 domain-containing protein: MATTVRRTVLTLPAAPVGPANPLPALRPLDEMHSLDERAKEELPREMARQIGYEPLRTLLPVRVLDGYGRERTQTDLDAIVIENERLRATVLPGLGGRIHSLHHKPTGRELLYRNPVFQPADFALNGAWFSGGIEWNIGATGHTTLSCAPLHAALVPAPDGGRMVRLWEWERLRDLPFQVDLWLPADSEFLHVGVRIRNPHERPAPVYWWSNIAVEEHGTTRVLAPADEAWHFGYERSLRRVPVPEFEGEDRTYPLRSEYPADYFYEVPAEARKWIASLDAAGKGLVQTSTDVLRGRKLFLWGSGRGGRRWQRWLTEPGSTGYAEIQAGLARTQLEHLRLDGGEEFSWLESYGPLDADPETVHGEDWGAARAEVETRLSEALPRAAVDAAYEAWRPYADTEPTDWLATGSGWGALEVLRERHKLPGTPFAASTLGEEQAPWQELLMTGVFPAPRRVAPPGPSLVAQHWRDMLETAPADPLTEYHLGIAQWQAGDLAQAVRSWERGLELAPSRWPLLRCLAVADQEGGNAVRAAERYAEAFDDLCEERRDDGESWTAATAALGREAIAALLAVRRTVEARAVWSRLRPAVQQRGRFRLIDAQLLIAEGRTDEARAVFEAGFEVADLREGTEILDEVWSALTDEPLPDAYDYRMRPQRPRAS; this comes from the coding sequence TTGGCCACCACTGTGCGGCGTACCGTCCTGACCCTGCCCGCAGCCCCGGTGGGGCCGGCGAATCCGCTGCCCGCCCTGCGGCCGCTGGACGAGATGCACTCTCTCGACGAGCGCGCCAAAGAGGAGCTGCCGCGCGAGATGGCACGCCAGATCGGGTACGAGCCGCTGCGCACCCTGCTGCCGGTGCGGGTGCTCGACGGGTACGGACGTGAGCGCACGCAGACGGACCTCGACGCGATCGTGATCGAGAACGAACGGCTGCGGGCCACTGTGCTGCCGGGCCTCGGCGGCCGGATCCACTCGCTGCACCACAAGCCGACCGGGCGTGAACTCCTCTACCGCAACCCGGTGTTCCAGCCCGCGGACTTCGCGCTCAACGGCGCCTGGTTCTCCGGTGGCATCGAGTGGAACATCGGCGCCACCGGCCACACCACGCTCTCCTGTGCCCCGCTGCATGCCGCACTCGTCCCGGCCCCCGACGGCGGTCGGATGGTCCGGCTCTGGGAGTGGGAGCGGCTGCGCGATCTGCCGTTCCAGGTCGATCTGTGGCTGCCTGCGGACTCCGAGTTCCTCCATGTCGGCGTGCGGATCCGGAATCCGCACGAACGCCCCGCGCCCGTCTACTGGTGGTCCAACATCGCCGTCGAGGAGCACGGGACGACTCGCGTGCTCGCACCCGCCGACGAAGCCTGGCACTTCGGATACGAGCGCAGCCTGCGCCGGGTTCCGGTGCCGGAGTTCGAGGGTGAGGACCGCACGTACCCGCTGCGCAGCGAGTATCCCGCCGACTACTTCTACGAGGTGCCGGCCGAGGCCCGAAAGTGGATCGCCTCGCTCGACGCTGCCGGGAAGGGGCTCGTACAGACCTCGACCGATGTGCTGCGCGGCCGCAAGCTCTTCCTCTGGGGCTCGGGGCGCGGCGGACGCCGCTGGCAGCGGTGGCTGACCGAGCCCGGCTCGACCGGTTACGCCGAGATCCAGGCCGGGCTCGCCCGCACCCAGCTGGAGCACCTACGCCTGGACGGGGGCGAGGAGTTCAGCTGGCTGGAGTCGTACGGACCGCTCGACGCCGACCCGGAGACGGTGCACGGCGAGGACTGGGGCGCGGCGCGCGCCGAGGTCGAGACCCGGCTGTCCGAGGCGCTGCCCCGCGCGGCGGTGGACGCCGCGTACGAGGCATGGCGGCCGTATGCGGACACCGAGCCGACCGACTGGCTCGCCACCGGCTCCGGCTGGGGCGCGCTCGAGGTGCTGCGTGAACGGCACAAGCTGCCCGGCACGCCCTTCGCCGCGTCGACGCTCGGCGAAGAGCAGGCGCCCTGGCAGGAGTTGCTGATGACCGGTGTCTTCCCCGCGCCCCGCAGGGTCGCCCCGCCAGGACCCTCGCTCGTCGCACAGCACTGGCGCGACATGCTGGAAACCGCCCCCGCCGACCCGCTGACCGAGTACCACCTCGGCATCGCCCAGTGGCAAGCGGGCGACCTCGCCCAGGCCGTCCGCAGCTGGGAACGCGGCCTCGAACTCGCCCCGTCCCGCTGGCCCTTGCTGCGCTGCCTGGCCGTCGCCGACCAGGAGGGCGGCAATGCCGTACGAGCCGCCGAGCGCTATGCCGAAGCCTTCGACGACCTCTGCGAGGAGCGCCGCGACGACGGCGAGTCCTGGACGGCGGCGACGGCGGCCCTCGGCCGGGAGGCGATCGCCGCACTGCTCGCAGTCCGCCGTACCGTCGAGGCCCGCGCGGTCTGGTCCCGGCTGCGTCCGGCGGTGCAGCAGCGCGGCCGCTTCCGTCTCATCGACGCCCAGCTGCTGATCGCCGAGGGCCGCACGGACGAGGCCCGCGCCGTCTTCGAGGCGGGTTTCGAGGTGGCGGACCTGCGCGAGGGGACGGAGATCCTGGACGAGGTGTGGTCGGCGCTCACCGACGAGCCGCTGCCGGACGCGTACGACTACCGGATGCGGCCTCAGCGGCCGCGCGCGAGTTAG
- a CDS encoding SDR family NAD(P)-dependent oxidoreductase, with protein sequence MSTAQRVAVITGASQGIGAALVTAYRELGYGVAATSRSIGDSSDPEVLTVRGDVAEPGVGARVVDATLARFGRIDTLVNNAGIFIAKPFTDYTDEDYDAVAGVNLRGFFEFSRSAVAAMLSRDGGGHLVNISTSLVDHADSQRPSALASLTKGGLNAVTRALAIEYAARGIRVNTVALGTIRTKTYPAATYEALAELQPIGRMGEIDDVVEAIVYLENASFVTGEILHVDGGRSAGH encoded by the coding sequence ATGAGTACCGCGCAGAGGGTCGCCGTCATCACCGGCGCATCCCAAGGCATCGGAGCCGCCCTTGTCACCGCCTACCGCGAGCTCGGCTACGGGGTCGCCGCGACCTCCCGCTCCATCGGCGACTCGAGCGATCCCGAGGTACTGACCGTGCGTGGCGATGTGGCCGAGCCGGGCGTCGGCGCCCGCGTCGTCGACGCGACTCTGGCGCGGTTCGGCCGGATCGACACACTCGTCAACAACGCCGGAATCTTCATCGCCAAGCCGTTCACCGACTACACCGACGAGGACTACGACGCCGTGGCCGGGGTGAACCTGCGCGGCTTCTTCGAGTTCTCCCGCAGCGCCGTCGCCGCCATGCTCTCCCGCGACGGCGGCGGCCACCTGGTGAACATCTCCACCAGTCTGGTCGACCATGCCGACTCGCAGCGGCCCTCAGCGCTCGCGTCGCTGACAAAAGGGGGGTTGAACGCGGTCACCAGGGCACTGGCGATCGAGTACGCGGCCCGTGGCATCCGGGTCAACACTGTCGCGCTCGGCACCATCCGCACCAAGACGTACCCGGCCGCGACGTACGAGGCCCTCGCCGAGCTCCAGCCGATCGGCCGGATGGGCGAGATCGACGACGTCGTCGAAGCGATCGTCTACCTCGAGAACGCCTCGTTCGTCACCGGAGAGATCCTGCACGTCGACGGCGGCCGGAGCGCGGGGCACTGA
- a CDS encoding arginase family protein: MRNIVVVDAPSNLGLRPPAPGAVPGCYKLAGALREQRIVQRLGAFEGGVVVPPRYDRGDWQEGDGVFNAAAIASYTRRLADRIEHHVRAGDFPLVLGGDCSIQLGASLALRRLGRYGLASVDASADFRHPGNSDRVGAAAGEELALATGRGQEDLTNLEGLRPYLRDEDVRLFGIRDCFDEDRSELAELKIPTVTVRGLREWGPAELAGAVVQTLEVPVLDGFWVHLDADVLDPSVMPAVDSPDPEGLLPPELGELLKVLLRSPRCVGLNVTVYDPDLDPEGTAGEMFADLIVGAFAED, encoded by the coding sequence ATGCGGAATATCGTGGTCGTCGACGCCCCCTCGAATCTGGGCCTGCGGCCCCCGGCCCCGGGCGCCGTTCCCGGCTGCTACAAGCTCGCCGGCGCCCTGCGTGAGCAGCGGATCGTGCAGCGGCTCGGGGCGTTCGAAGGCGGCGTCGTCGTACCACCGCGCTACGACCGCGGCGACTGGCAGGAGGGCGACGGGGTCTTCAACGCCGCCGCCATCGCCTCGTACACCCGTCGTCTCGCCGACCGGATCGAGCATCATGTGCGGGCGGGTGACTTCCCGTTGGTACTCGGCGGAGACTGCTCGATCCAGCTCGGCGCATCGCTCGCGCTGCGCCGTCTCGGCAGATACGGGCTGGCCTCGGTCGACGCGTCCGCCGACTTCAGACACCCCGGCAACTCCGATCGCGTCGGGGCCGCCGCCGGTGAGGAGCTGGCGCTGGCGACCGGTCGCGGCCAGGAGGATCTGACGAACCTGGAGGGGCTCAGGCCCTATCTGCGCGACGAGGATGTGCGGCTGTTCGGGATCCGGGACTGCTTCGACGAAGACCGTTCCGAGCTCGCGGAGTTGAAGATCCCGACGGTGACCGTGCGGGGACTGCGCGAATGGGGCCCGGCGGAACTCGCGGGGGCCGTGGTACAGACCCTCGAAGTACCGGTGCTCGACGGATTCTGGGTGCATCTGGACGCGGACGTGCTGGACCCGAGCGTGATGCCCGCCGTCGACAGCCCCGATCCGGAAGGACTGCTGCCGCCCGAACTCGGCGAGCTGCTCAAGGTGTTGCTGCGCTCGCCGCGCTGCGTGGGGCTGAACGTGACCGTCTACGACCCCGACCTCGACCCGGAGGGCACGGCGGGCGAGATGTTCGCCGATCTGATCGTGGGCGCCTTTGCCGAAGACTGA